A part of Perognathus longimembris pacificus isolate PPM17 chromosome 16, ASM2315922v1, whole genome shotgun sequence genomic DNA contains:
- the Sh3tc1 gene encoding SH3 domain and tetratricopeptide repeat-containing protein 1, with product MRSKEPSRSSHADSQRRRERSGGFRGHSGVRYKSTAGSSGSWGVLPSPGPQTLAAPKHVPRERDGRPHAQSSALRPPWTMKGPPEVLAAMGRGPAAPSGSCGYREEAQSVALNSQTGCGPAGPEEAKATPGGDRPGCLREARAPPPGACAATEAAPGPGRTAAAYPAGGGGQGPGAPHEPPRGRGNRAPPCVCPPADLTLQLLAVRRRSGLPAPGLQEALRRRLRLLEGDSRDVARVLGELSARLVSIHSDQDRILVTFKTFEEIWKFSTYHALGFTHHCLENLLVDAAFWLLSAHQEEEEEEEETAIRVLVDQDALRLTHESLLVQEGRFFVLCPDHRVRATAPPGKGPQPLRRASGGSVGEGPPGGDPPASGSGVASGEPAAAPAAEPLTPFHQWALRVPWGPAEDANDGPPVSGIPHMGLGLASATADCRGSGPEELSFRSGDAIEVLGAQVPGLPWCVGRHVATGRVGFVPTGLVRTRGPASGWDRAVFLSEEERSFFSRQGRFSPEDARRLLGRMAGADVGTAYSLDRLEDTPGEQLEAGETHLPCVNPEPCETLQTVKNVLEQCKSRPPCPKELASGELGASSSGASSPEPEEPPLCLDARADWEDPETPDAPLRALNVPEHRARFRGLYDASLSWLDAELGGFADEEELAECLARARGAAKKAGLGMALARLCFLLGRLCARRLKLSQARVYLEEALGALGGSFGDLSLVVAVYTHLASIHLKQKNKEKCAHVVPKAAALLLGTPGPAVSTEAEAELLKYGLRRAICARSPQAEARACFLLARHHARLKQAEEALPYLERLLLLLPPPPPSGPPEPRAASRTADCHLLLADLYSRQCLPHLALGCARAASRWTGASPARCLRGAQLVLRNAPRLPCPRRAGPGLPAQLAHHLRQALGSPAAGAWRALRGPLYAGLAQLHSHHGRHGPAIALMTRAVEAEAAGGGRPAAGHVVGLAWLHLLHGQSSVALDILRWALEAGVASEDREGVVTNMMAIALKRTGRTRQAAEGYYRALTVARSLGQPQNQAVVLANLGALCLQAGASGLAQHYFREAIGLFSQLPSGACGRDFTQVLLWMGRLCTRRALAQRGKCYYLWAFLVAVETDHLESQLQAVQQLCHFYSKVVPNEAQCVIYHEFQLTLARRVADKVLEGQLLEAISQLYLSLGTERAYRSALDYTKRSLGIFIDLQRKEKEAYAWLQAGRIYYILRQSELVDLYIQVAQNAALCTGDPNLGLALFEAAGDIFFNGSWEREKAVSFYRDRALPLAMAVGNQEAELRLCNKLGALLAALGAPQEGLQFAREALALSVTLGDRLNERVAYHRLAALHQQMGHGELAEHFYLKSLSLCSSPLEFEEETLYYVKVYLALGDLIFYDLKDPFDAAGYYQLALAAAVDLGHKKAQLKIYTRLATIYHHFLVDREKSLFFYQKARAFATELSARRTRLMPPRLYSRCPWLAPSHPP from the exons ATGCGCTCCAAGGAGCCTTCTAGAAGCAGTCACGCAGACTCTCAGAGGCGGAGGGAACGCTCTGGGGGGTTCAGGGGCCACAGTGGTGTCCGTTACAAATCCACGGCAGGGTCCAGCGGCTCCTGGGGAGTCCTGCCGTCTCCGGGGCCGCAGACCCTCGCCGCCCCGAAACACGTTCCACGGGAGCGCGATGGCCGCCCG CATGCCCAGTCCTCCGCCTTGAGGCCCCCGTGGACCATGAAGGGGCCCCCCGAGGTGCTGGCGGCCATGGGGAGGGGGCCGGCCGCACCCTCGGGAAGCTGCGGCTACAGGGAGGAGGCCCAGAGTGTGGCCTTGAACTCGCAGACCGGCTGTGGGCCAGCGGGACCCGAAGAGGCCAAGGCCACGCCCGGAGGCG aCAGACCTGGGTGTCTGCGGGAAGCCCGTGCCCCACCCCCAGGGGCCTGCGCTGCTACGGAGGcagccccgggcccgggccgcaCGGCCGCCGCGTACCCCGCAG GTGGAGGCGGGCAGGGGCCGGGAGCTCCCCACGAGCCCCCACGGGGCCGGGGAAACCGCGCCCCTCCGTGTGTGTGTCCCCCCGCAGACCTGACGCTGCAGCTCCTGGCGGTGCGGAGGAGGAGCGGGCTGCCGGCCCCGGGCCTGCAGGAGGCGCTGCGCCGGCGGCTGCGGCTGCTGGAGGGCGACAGCCGGGACGTGGCGCGCGTGCTGGGG GAACTGTCCGCCAGGCTGGTGTCCATCCACAGCGACCAGGATCGAATCCTGGTGACGTTTAAGACGTTCGAGGAAATCTGGAAGTTTTCCACCTACCATGCTCTGG GCTTCACGCACCACTGCCTGGAGAACCTGCTGGTGGACGCCGCCTTCTGGCTGCTCTCCGCccaccaggaggaggaggaggaggaggaggagacggccATCCGGGTGCTGGTGGACCAGGACGCCCTGAGGCTGACCCACGAGAGCCTCCTGGTCCAGGAAG GGCGCTTCTTCGTCCTGTGTCCTGACCACCGGGTGAGAGCAACCGCACCTCCGGGAAAGggcccccagcccctcaggcGGGCGTCGGGGGGCTCCGTCGGCGAGGGGCCTCCGGGGGGAGACCCTCCGGCCTCCGGTTCCGGCGTGGCCTCTGGGGAGCCGGCGGCAGCACCAGCCGCGGAGCCCTTGACGCCGTTTCATCA GTGGGCTCTGAGGGTCCCCTGGGGCCCCGCTGAGGATGCCAACGATGGACCCCCGGTGTCCGGCATCCCCCACATGG ggctgggcctggccTCCGCCACGGCCGACTGCCGGGGCTCGGGGCCCGAAGAGCTGTCCTTCCGCAGCGGCGACGCCATCGAGGTCCTCGGCGCCCAGGTGCCCGGTCTGCCCTGGTGCGTGGGCCGGCACGTGGCCACCGGCCGCGTGGGCTTCGTGCCGACGGGCCTCGTGCGCACGCGGGGCCCGGCGTCCGG GTGGGACCGCGCGGTCTTCCTGAGTGAGGAGGAGCGGTCGTTCTTCAGCCGCCAGGGGCGCTTTTCCCCAGAGGACGCCCGGAGACTCCTGGGCAGGATGGCGGGCGCGGACGTGGGCACCGCCTACAGCCTGG acCGGCTGGAAGACACCCCAGGGGAGCAGCTGGAGGCAGGAG AAACGCATCTGCCTTGCGTGAACCCGGAGCCGTGCGAGACCCTGCAGACGGTCAAGAACGTTCTAGAACAGTGCAAATCCCGCCCGCCCTGTCCTAAGGAGCTCGCCTCCGGGGAACTCGGGGCCTCGTCCAGCGGCGCGAGCTCGCCAGAGCCCGAGGAGCCCCCCTTGTGCCTGGACGCCCGGGCCGACTGGGAGGACCCCGAGACTCCAGACGCACCTCTGCGGGCCCTGAACGTGCCCGAGCACCGGGCCCGCTTCCGCGGCCTGTACGACGCCTCGCTCTCGTGGCTGGACGCCGAGCTCGGCGGCTTTGCGGACGAGGAGGAGCTGGCGGAGTGCCTGGCACGGGCCCGGGGCGCGGCCAAGAAGGCCGGTCTGGGCATGGCCCTGGCCAGACTCTGCTTCCTGCTGGGGCGTCTGTGCGCCCGCAGGCTCAAGCTCTCCCAGGCCCGCGTGTACCtggaggaggccctgggggcCCTCGGGGGCAGCTTTGGGGACCTCTCCCTGGTGGTGGCCGTGTACACCCACCTGGCCTCCATCCACCTGAAGCAGAAGAACAAGGAGAAGTGTGCCCACGTGGTGCCCAAGGCTGCGGCCCTGCTCCTGGGCACCCCGGGCCCCGCGGTCAGCACGGAGGCGGAGGCCGAGCTCCTCAAGTACGGCCTGCGCAGGGCCATCTGCGCCCGGAGCCCGCAGGCCGAGGCCCGCGCCTGCTTCCTGCTGGCCCGGCACCACGCCCGCCTCAAGCAGGCGGAGGAGGCCCTGCCCTACCTGGAgaggctgctgctgctcctgccgccgccgcccccctccGGGCCCCCGGAGCCCCGGGCCGCCTCCCGGACCGCCGACTGCCACCTGCTCCTGGCCGACCTCTACAGCCGCCAGTGCCTGCCCCACCTGGCCCTGGGCTGCGCGAGGGCGGCCTCGCGGTGGACCGGGGCCTCGCCGGCGCGCTGCCTGCGCGGCGCGCAGCTGGTGCTCCGCAACGCCCCCCGGCTGCCCTGCCCGCGGAGGGcgggccccggcctccccgcccagCTCGCCCACCACCTCCGGCAGGCGCTGGGCTCCCCGGCCGCGGGCGCGTGGCGGGCGCTGCGCGGGCCCCTGTACGCCGGCCTGGCCCAGCTCCACAGCCACCACGGCCGGCACGGCCCGGCCATCGCGCTCATGACGCGGGCGgtggaggcggaggcggccgGCGGCGGCCGCCCCGCCGCGGGCCACGTGGTCGGCCTGGCCTGGTTGCACCTGTTGCACGGGCAGAGCTCGGTGGCCCTGGACATCCTCCGGTGGGCCCTGGAGGCGGGCGTGGCCAGCGAGGACCGGGAGGGCGTGGTCACCAACATGATGGCCATCGCCCTGAAGAGGACAGGCAGGACCCGGCAGGCGGCCGAGGGCTACTACCGCGCCCTGACCGTGGCCCGGAGCCTGGGCCAGCCACAGAACCAGGCGGTGGTGCTGGCCAACCTCGGGGCCCTGTGCCTGCAGGCGGGCGCCAGCGGGCTGGCCCAGCACTACTTCCGGGAGGCCATCGGGCTCTTCTCCCAGCTGCCCAGCGGGGCGTGCGGCCGGGACTTCACCCAGGTCCTCCTGTGGATGGGCCGCCTGTGCACCCGCCGGGCCCTGGCCCAGCGCGGCAAGTGCTACTACCTGTGGGCCTTCCTGGTCGCCGTGGAGACGGACCACCTGGAGA GCCAGCTGCAGGCTGTCCAGCAGCTCTGCCACTTCTACAGCAAGGTGGTGCCCAACGAAGCCCAGTGTGTCATCTACCATGAGTTCCAGCTCACGCTGGCCCGCAGGGTGGCCGACAAGGTCCTGGAGGGTCAGCTCCTGGAGGCCATCAGCCAGCTCTACTTGTCCTTGGGCACCGAGAG GGCCTACAGATCCGCTCTGGACTACACCAAGCGGAGCCTGGGGATATTCATCGACCTGCAGCGGAAGGAGAAGGAGGCGTATGCTTGGCTGCAGGCCGGAAGGATCTACTACATCCTGCGTCAGAGCGAGCTGGTGGACCTCTACATCCAG GTGGCACAGAATGCAGCCCTGTGCACGGGGGACCCGAACCTGGGGCTAGCACTGTTTGAGGCTGCGGGAGACATCTTCTTCAATGGCAGCTGGGAGCGGGAGAAGGCTGTGTCCTTCTACAGG GACCGGGCGCTGCCCCTGGCCATGGCAGTGGGGAACCAGGAGGCAGAGCTGCGGCTGTGTAACAAGCTGGGGGCCCTGCTGGCTGCGCTGGGGGCCCCCCAGGAGGGCCTGCAGTTTGCCCGCGAGGCCCTGGCGCTTAGCGTCACCCTCG GGGACCGGCTGAATGAGCGCGTGGCCTACCACCGGCTGGCCGCGCTGCACCAGCAGATGGGCCACGGGGAGCTGGCGGAGCACTTCTACCTCAAGAGCCTGTCGCTGTGCAGCTCGCCCCTGGAGTTTGAGGAGGAGACCCTGTACTACGTCAAGGTGTACCTGGCGCTGGGCGACCTCATCTTCTACGACCTGAAG GACCCCTTTGACGCGGCCGGGTACTACCAGCTGGCTCTGGCCGCGGCCGTGGACCTGGGCCACAAGAAGGCGCAGCTGAAGATCTACACGCGGCTGGCCACCATCTACCACCACTTCCTCGTGGACCGCGAGAAGTCGCTCTTCTTCTACCAGAAGGCCAGGGCCTTCGCCACCGAGCTCAGCGCCCGCAGGACCCGCCTGATGCCCCCGCGTCTCTACAGCCGGTGCCCCTGGCTGGCCCCCAGCCACCCGCcctga